In Carya illinoinensis cultivar Pawnee chromosome 7, C.illinoinensisPawnee_v1, whole genome shotgun sequence, the following are encoded in one genomic region:
- the LOC122316201 gene encoding uncharacterized protein LOC122316201, with protein sequence MDEAASEFATKGEIVSDLSFWDLANLARDRGSPDVLATFLVVAWGIWNRRNKFIYEDASLNINTAVNNALSLKQEYTKVQVFPGFDKRINHVVYWHPPPIGCLKLNVDGATFSDSFSAGVGVILRDHNGDVVVAASKVKREVSSVEFIEAITLLRGLQLCAQWGVPKIILESDSLILVNCLNEDVECLTEFDFLLQDIRRLMHGFEETRLEHVHRLGNGAGHQLARYAREVEDIVMWWDSCPSFLVLHMPAARQFQTTHSEENRNEVMEARFVEMEEMIKKLAEETRMPR encoded by the exons GGGAGATTGTTTCTGATCTCTCTTTTTGGGATTTGGCAAACTTGGCTCGTGATAGAGGTTCTCCTGATGTGTTAGCTACTTTTTTGGTAGTTGCTTGGGGAATATGGAACAggagaaataaatttatttatgaggaTGCATCTCTGAATATTAATACTGCTGTTAATAATGCCTTGTCATTAAAACAAGAGTATACTAAGGTGCAGGTTTTTCCTGGGTTTGATAAAAGGATCAATCATGTTGTGTATTGGCATCCCCCTCCAATAGGTTGTCtgaaattaaatgttgatggtgCTACATTTAGTGACTCTTTTTCTGCTGGGGTTGGGGTTATTTTGAGAGATCATAATGGGGATGTTGTGGTAGCTGCTAGTAAGGTGAAAAGGGAGGTTTCTTCAGTTGAATTTATTGAAGCCATTACTTTGTTGAGAGGCCTACAACTGTGTGCTCAATGGGGAGTACCAAAAATCATATTAGAATCTGATTCTTTGATTCTTGTCAACTGTTTGAATGAAGATGTTGAGTGTCTAACGGAGTTTGATTTCCTTTTACAAGATATTCGAAGGCTTATGCATGGTTTTGAAGAAACAAGACTTGAGCATGTCCATCGATTGGGTAATGGTGCTGGCCATCAATTGGCAAGATATGCAAGGGAAGTTGAAGACATTGTTATGTGGTGGGATTCATGTCCTTCTTTT ctTGTACTTCACATGCCAGCAGCAAGACAGTTCCAAACTACACATAGTGAGGAGAACCGAAATGAAGTGATGGAGGCAAGGTTTGTAGAGATGGAAGAGATGATAAA